Proteins from a single region of Nitrospirota bacterium:
- a CDS encoding response regulator transcription factor, giving the protein MPATLLIAEDQRLFRQSLRLLLEREPDLQVVGEATDGHEAFDLAVKTKPDMILMDVDMPRLDGVTATRLIRGCLPDVKVLMLSVHDEDARIVAAVQAGACGYILKDADHAEFLRIIRATYRGKQVHSLFMPDGFARNVVSARHEAGSGSSVGMGLLTEREREILAYAASGRGNKDIADQLCVSLDTVKTHLHHIYRKLGVAGRVEAVLVYVNSK; this is encoded by the coding sequence ATGCCGGCCACATTGCTGATTGCCGAGGATCAACGGCTTTTTAGGCAAAGCCTTCGACTGCTTCTTGAGCGCGAACCGGATCTCCAGGTCGTCGGAGAAGCGACCGATGGACACGAGGCGTTCGATCTGGCGGTCAAAACCAAACCCGATATGATTCTGATGGATGTAGACATGCCCAGGCTCGACGGGGTCACAGCCACACGCCTGATCAGAGGCTGCCTCCCTGATGTGAAGGTGTTGATGTTGTCGGTTCATGATGAGGACGCGAGAATCGTGGCGGCGGTTCAAGCCGGCGCCTGCGGCTACATTCTAAAGGATGCCGACCACGCCGAGTTTCTTCGCATCATCAGAGCCACCTACCGAGGGAAGCAAGTCCATTCCCTCTTTATGCCGGACGGCTTTGCCAGAAACGTGGTCTCCGCACGGCACGAGGCTGGGAGCGGGAGTTCGGTTGGAATGGGACTATTGACCGAACGTGAGAGGGAGATTCTCGCCTATGCTGCGTCCGGGCGGGGCAATAAAGACATCGCAGATCAGTTGTGTGTATCGCTCGATACCGTAAAGACCCACCTCCACCATATCTATCGAAAGCTCGGCGTCGCCGGCCGTGTCGAAGCGGTCCTGGTCTATGTGAACAGCAAGTAG